A genomic window from Chaetodon auriga isolate fChaAug3 chromosome 13, fChaAug3.hap1, whole genome shotgun sequence includes:
- the myl1 gene encoding myosin light chain 1, skeletal muscle isoform: MAPKKDPKAPAKKAEPAPAPAPAPAPEPAPAPAAPAVDLSAVKIEFSPDQIEDYREAFGLFDRVGDNKVAFNQIADIMRALGQNPTNKEVTKLLGNPTADDMANKRVEFEGFLPMLQTIINSPNKAGFEDYVEGLRVFDKEGNGTVMGAELRIVLSTLGEKMTEAEIDSLMAGQEDENGCVNYEAFVKHIMSV; the protein is encoded by the exons ATGGCACCCAAGAAGGACCCTAAGGCTCCCGCCAAGAAGGCCGAACCTGCACCagcacctgcacctgcaccagCACCCGAGCCGGCccctgctcctgcagctcccgCTGTCGACCTGTCCGCTGTCAAG ATCGAGTTCAGCCCAGACCAGATTGAAG ACTACAGGGAGGCCTTCGGTCTGTTCGACAGGGTGGGCGACAACAAGGTGGCTTTCAACCAGATCGCTGACATCATGCGCGCTCTGGGACAGAACCCCACCAACAAGGAGGTGACCAAACTGCTGGGAAACCCCACCGCTGATG ATATGGCCAACAAGAGAGTAGAGTTCGAGGGTTTCCTGCCCATGCTCCAGACCATCATCAACAGCCCCAACAAGGCGGGATTCGAGGACTACGTTGAGGGTCTGCGCGTCTTCGACAAGGAGGGCAACGGCACAGTGATGGGCGCTGAGCTGCGTATCGTCCTGTCAACACTGG GAGAGAAGATGACTGAGGCTGAGATTGATTCCCTCATGGCAGGACAGGAGGACGAGAACGGATGTGTCAACTACGAGG cctttgtcaaGCACATCATGTCTGTGTAA